From the Salarias fasciatus chromosome 5, fSalaFa1.1, whole genome shotgun sequence genome, the window CCCAGCTGCACATGCAGAAACAAAGCTGCTTATAGGGCCAGACAATGGACCCGTGGAAAAGGGACGCCTGAAGGCGGTCAGCCAATGAGCACGCACAACGGGGGGCCGACTGAGGGTTTAGGAAAGGGTTAAGGGGGTTTAGGGGTTCAGGCAGAAGGGGGGCCTGAATTGCGCCCAGTATCGGGGTCCATCAATGAGATGGTTAGCAGGGGGACACATGGTCAACTTCACCCGTGTCTCCCCAGGGTCGAAGCTGGGCTGGAGGGAGGTTCAAGTTTGGCTTAAAAGCCGGCCCTTTCTAAAGTTGATGGGGGACCATGAAATACAGAGCAACGTTCATTCTCTGCCGTCTTTTTCTACGCTTTTCCAACAATTTGATGACCGTATTGTCATCGCCGTTACCAGCGGTCTGCATTTTGAGGTGGATACAGAGCGAGAGAAGCAATCTTGATAAAGTGACCTCAGACAATCGCCGCAGTAGATCCTCATCCGCTGCACATGTTTGAAAACTTTGTGATCACTGTACATACGATCTATCCTCACCCAGGAGAGTGAACTCACACTGACATACGCACTCTTCCTCGTTCTGCGGTGTCGGCATCTCTCAGAGGACTTCCAGTATGACAGATGGACTGCATCTCATTCCccccactgtcacacacacaaacactggggATTCAGAGGAaggtcatgtttgtgtgtgtactggAGTGAAGTTTTATCTGTCCTTCGTTTATTTTCATAGAACAAGCGAATTTGCTGCCTCTCAAACAGACCCAGAAAAGGTGAGGAAGGGACTGAGCACCTGAACATGCTGAGCGAGCCGAGCGCCCAGTGGAGAATAGACGAGCATCTGAGCCTCAGACTGTTAAAATAAGAGATGCATTTAAGCAAAGACCATCTGCAGCAGGACTTCGTCATGCGAGGCCAGCACAGAGGAATCAGGGGACATCATGGCATACATACAGCATTACACTCGAGCACCACTTGTGGAATATAAAGATTGGAGGAAAAGCTTTAAGTAGgtcaaactgaaaatgaaactatACATTAGTTTACAaatgtagcttttttttcttttttttgatgaaaTCATTATTTCCACTTCTACATAATGAATTAACAGCTTTCTATTTTGTTGTCACAAACACTGTTGTGATTATCAGCTCAACGGGGACACGAGGCCGCAGCACCGTATTCCCCTGCTGGCTCCACTCTGGGGATGTGAGAGGCCAGGCTCCACTATTCCCATCTCAGGCTGCAGGTGTGGAATAGGACAGGAAAAGATGCAGGGGGAGGAGCAGTGGCCTAGGTGGTCAGCTTGggaatgaagaagaagagagaagcaCATTGTTGAGGATTATTACCCTGTCGCCTGCCCTACCTTCAGTTTCCCTGTTTCTCACTCACATATACATGCTTTTCCCCTCTGTTCCCAAGATGGTCCATAACCTCAGTGTGTTGTCATGAGGACATAATCGCTCACGTATTGAGACGTTTGGAAACCTAATACGTTTattcactcatttatttatCCGGTTATTTTGCCTGGACAGATTTTGAACATCTTTTGATGCTTAAattgtaaatgtgtttcattGAAACTTTCCAGGTATCCATAAAGGTGCTGCAGTTTGGACCGTTACCAAAAATCTCTGGTTAGTCAGAGCATGTTTTGACGACTTTtcgatgtggagtttgcatgtttgtgcattttctccAGGTAATTCTGAGGCTAAGAGTTGATTGTGAGTATGAAAGtgtcttgtctttgtttttgatgTGTGATAGTTACAACATCTAGAGTGTACACTGTTTTCAGTATAGATGATCAATAGATGTAAGAAATTCTTCAAGTTATTTTAGTTTCTCTccttaacatttaaaatgagtttGTAGTGGGATTGAAGCTCCTTGTCTGTCTGGGTCAAGTTTGAATTAAGTTTAACCTAGAATAGGccaacatttatgttttttttttattgtttgaaatGGATAAACAAAGTAAATTTATTCAGcataaaacatttagaaaattaAAATCAATTTACTAAATTGTAATTCCTTACCATTCAATAgaacaatatgtttttttttttttatgcagctGCCTTGGGGGTCTCCAGTGAGCTTAAAGAGGGACACAGTTGCAAGAAAAGCAGGAGGGTGAAGAATATGATTTTCAACCATTTCAATATTCAGCCTCTCTGTTTGGAGGTTTTAAAAGTGACTCAAAGTTTACATTAGATGTTAGTGAGAGTGTGTGGTCATCagtctctctgtttgccctgtgatggactgcagacCTGTCCATGGTGCATCCTGCCTTCAGCACCCCACAACCCTGAACGGGATAAAAAGAGCATAAGAAATGGATGGAAGAATGTGGAGGATGAAACTGTGAAATATCTCATTTatgttttaccctactgatgatgtgttgttgcaatagtaatcctgctctttttctacactttttctttttttagtaagatttaacagatttaaagaagaaaaaaatttgtTCGAACACAAAAGTGGAACAGTTATGATGGTTGAAAACTATATATGCTAATAAAGACTAACCTGATACTGCAATTGAAAAAATAGATGAATATTAATAACAAACACCTTTTGaggaaaactgatgaaaaagaaaCTAATTAATAAAGTCACATTTGAATATCTCCTACGGGTTTATGGTGCCACAGCACTGAGACGAGCTCAACCCATAGCTCAGGAGTCATATTTGTCTCTAAAAGCTCCTCTTCTTGAGTGACTCACTTATGAAACATTATGTCAAAATAAACCAgtttgcttgttgtttttattatttttcgcACATCATACTATTTTTCAACAGGACTCTTGTCTCCAGGCTAAAGAATGTTGAAAGGGtaatgattttaaaataaatatgtgtGATGGCTAAAGTAGCAAAGTTGGAGGAATGGTTAAAATGGCTCAGAccactgaaacatttaaaaaaacaaaatccaaaaagGTTTGAGAGGAGGTCTGCATGTCTGTGGGGGATGGGAGGGGCTCCCTTCAAAGTATATAAAGCACTTTGCGCTAGTTTTATTGGATGAAgggtgctctataaataaaagttgaatgactgactgattaaaagaaaagaaaataagcaaaacagcaaaaatctaccaacaaaatgtattttccttAAAGTTCTGAAATGGCGTAAATGCAACCCGTCTTATCTTCATTATTGAAGGTTGCCCATTTGCAGCTACAGACTAATTGTTGGAACGTTTCAAAAACATCTCTTTCGGTCCTGAGGGTGGCAGACCCCTGACCTgggctgaatcctgcagagacCAGGGGGGAGGAAGAGTAGAGCTGTGCTCACCTCATGAGGGCAAATTTACCCCTTCTGGTCAGAGCGGCCTCCCGGGAGAGATGAACTTGTTCAACAGTCCATCACCACCGCGAAGGGATGGATTGCTGGAAGAAGAGATGGGGAGCAAACACCTGCTCACATGCAACTTCAAGCTGTCACATACAGTTAGGCTCAGGCGGCTGAGCGCGTCTCCCCACCGCTCAATGCAAACGTGCCGCGGATTTGGCGGCCAACAAAGGCCTGGGCCTCCGCTGTTAGTCTGGGCTGttttcagtgacacacacacacacacacacacacacacacacacacacacacacacacacacacacacacacacacacacacacacacacacacacactgggagctTGAGCCACGGGCCAGCCACGCGCGTCGATAGGAGGTGGGtgggagtgggcggagcctgagcgTGGAGGTTAAAACCCGGGAGCCCCCGCGGAGTGACCGGCACCGAGACTCTGCACGGACACGCACACGGCACGGGGCTTCACGCTGCGTGGACGGACTGAGATCagctgagagagacagagagagaaatactATCCAAGTTCCAGGGGAAAGGAATCCGCTTCggtatgtttttacaaactcttGCATTGTCTGCTGTGCTTCACAGATGTTTTACAAAGTACTGCAGTGACTGCACTCACACTTAGTAAGGAGAGCAAATTACTACTCGAAATTACTTAGTTAATTAGTTTGCAGTGTATTCACAGTGATCAGTCATGACCAATAttaacacactgctgctgcattgaaaacacacattttgtcgGTGCAATTAATAATGTTCAACAACTATGCAGTCGTCGGGAAATTAATTTATCTAATGAAAAATATGTATAAATGGCTTATCCGACTATACTTCATCAAGCACGCAATTCATGGCAAGACTTTTAATATTTCCTGCCTCTGAAAATGTCTATTTCAATTCAATCTCAGCCCTCTGTTGGGCTACTGATCTTTCATTTAATCCCATGGTCGTCGCTTCATCCACGGAGTAAATCCTGCGATGCCCCAGATTGAAGTCCTGTCAGTGACTTTATCTTGCCGGGGCATTACCAGTTCACAAGTCGACTGGGATTACCCCGACAGAacgcggggcggggggggggggggggggggggggggggggggggggggggggacgggtaACACAGATGAAGAAACGCACATAGGGACGTTAGAAAACGTCCATTGTGTTCATGTGAAGTTTTGGCACCTGTGGCTGCGGAGGGCAGGTGGGAGCTGTCCGGTGCTGAAACCAGGACGGCTCACTACCGAGGCCGCTGTCGTCTGGCTTTCATTTACTTCatcgtgttcaaaatgtgtCACGAAATGCAAAACGTATGTAGTACAAAATTTTACACAAGTGATTGTGTGAAATCTCCTGTTTGAAGGGTAGAATTCAATTAGCCTTCCATTAAAAAATGTGGTGcagaaatatatataaatagaGTAAAATTGTCCAAGTAAGAGTATGAGAAGACTTTTGTGTTGCAGTCTAAAAGTGACTATTTTAAACAAAGTTGGTGTAGTTTGTTTAGGAAGAAGGCTCAGGCTCAAATCTGAGCCAAGGCATTTTTCTGCcaagtttgcattttttggaACAGTGAGCCTAGAAAATTGATGTTTGATGGGTCAATAGAAGAATGGGTGGTTAAGTTGGTCAGGTTGTGACACCGTTTTATCAAAACAATATATGCATTTTTAAGTGATTAGTTTGGTGAGTAGACTCGGGGGAAAAAATACAagcaaatacagaaaaataaagctgaactttaacatttaaatattaaagtaCAATTCTCTGGAACTGTCTGAATAAATGTTCTTTGACCTTCCTGGCTCAGTGGAAAGAAACTGGAAATCTTTCATTTACAGTAATGTAATATTGTACAGATTAGAACTGCAAAAATATTTCTCTGCAATTTGAAAGCAAGCCAGAGTGGGAGTTAAACCAAGGTTTATTTCCTGTTGTCCCCAGTAATAACAAAATGCAAAGGTCACTCACATAGATCACAGGACGATGACTGCATGATCTCGCTGTGTGCGCACacagtttttctcatttgttgGAGCCGAGTCGTGACAGAGACATCCTTTTGTTCACAGATTACTATGATGATTAAGCCCTACGTGAGACAAGGTGAAGGTGAGGAGGTCGTCAGCCCCCtgcagtggatggatggagacatGAGCTCGCCTGATGGGGAGGCATCGGGGTCATCACACTGCTACAGAGCAGGCACAGTGAGCCAGCAGGCCAGAGAGATGGGCAGTGAGGAtgcagaggaggacgaggacgacgccgaggaggatcaggaggatgaAAATGAATCCAAGCGACGGGGTCCCAAAAAAAAGCGGATGACCAAGGCCCGGCAGGAGCGCTTCCGTGCAAGGCGAATAAAGGCCAATGCAAGGGAGCGCTCACGAATGCACGGTCTAAACGATGCCCTGGAGAACCTGCGCAGCATCATGCCATGTCActccaaaacacagaaattgTCCAAGATTGAGACACTACGACTGGCCCGCAACTACATCTGCGCTCTGTCCGAGGCTCTGGAGGGGGGCCTGTCCACAGAGAGCAGGGCTTTCATGGAGACGCTGTGCAAAGGTCTCTCACAGCCCACGACCAACCTCGTCAGCGGCTGCCTTCAGCTGGGACCGGCTCCTTGTGCGGGGATGAGGCCCGAAGACCGACACGGAGCCCGGCTGCCTCCGACCCCGCTGGGCGGGATGGTGAGCTACCCCTCCCCGGGCCTGCCCAGCCCGCCGTACGGCACGTTTGACTCGGCTCACCTGCTTCACCTGAGAGCGATGAAAGGAGGGCCGTACGAGAATCACTCGCCAAATGAGTACAACGCTGGCGGCGTTGGGACCCCCCCGTACGACAGCCCCCCGACACCCCCCCTGAGCATCAGCAGCAACCTGGTGCCTAAACAGGAGCCTTCGCCCCACTACCCACCTCCACACCACtactcctcctctccctcaaaCCCGGTCCTGTATCAGACTCCCACCAGCTACGATGTTCACTTAGAGGGATCGTATGACTCCTATCACCCCCCACACATGACCCGGCAGATAACCTCCGTCTACAGAGACTAAGAAGGATCAGAAGAGTCGATTCTGCCTCGGCTGTCAATGCAGCCCGATGGATCCAGTCTAGACTTTGATCCCTCACGAACACCGAGTGACGCTGGAGTCGCATGAAGCTTGCGGGTCAGTTTTCAGACGGTTAGGAGAGGAGCTTTAGAGTTGTTTTTCGTTTTAAACTTGTGTGGTGCATTTGCACACTAGAATAGCACTGCTCAAAATGGATTTTAGAAAATACTTAACTTCATCTGCATTTTCTCTGAAACTATTTACCAAATAATGTAAAGTCCTGACAGGTCTGATGAAGAACTGTGTTGGCCGTTTTTACCAATCCTCCTGGTTCTACAAGATAAGCACTTCTACTGTAGCTTTGGTAACATCAGATGTTGTAcataaagtatttttatttattcttttatttaattcagtGTATTTGGTCTCATGTGTCTGGCATGTCATTTGTATATATTTGTAGTAAATCACATCCGTTTCCTTCTTGGAATAGTTGTTCATTTCTTGTTGTCCGTTTTCCTTTGTTACATTATATAGTCCATGTTTTGCACTTGGAACACATTATGTAAAAGAAGAACGTCTGAGCATGATGTAGCTGAAATTTTCAGGGGAGGTTTTAaaggaataaagaaaaatgttgcAATTTATAGATAAGGAAAACATTTGATGAAGGATCAAAGACTCCAAAACAAAGATTCTCAGGAAAACATTTTGTACatgatgtcatttttttatttgctttttttttcttggaaaatagatatcaataaaatatttaaaaaatcagtGAAGTCACTGGACTCCATGTTTAATATCCAtgttgatagatagatagatagatagatagatagatagatagatagccATCAGCAGCGGCCCTTGTTTACTTCGTACTTTGTTCCTCATTTTTCTCCCCCAGATTCCCGTGGTTTAGCCACACTAATCCCCGGACCATCTTTTAATGAAGGACGACTGAGTGAGGCGGGATTGCAAGATAAAGATTTATGATTAACTCGGCTGTCCCCCCTGTGCAGACTTTCCTCCTCACTGACACTCGGGCAGCATAATCCCGTCCTGACATCCACTCCCGTCACAACGTAGCACTCACACATTCAGACTCATGTGTTCGCTTCTGTTGTTTGTGGTCTCTAAATCCACATACCACACaataaaagatgaaataaaacaagagaaaagacCAGAGCAGAAATGCACTGTCAAAGTGAGAAAATGATGAAGATGACAACAAAAAAGTAAGAGAGATGTGGTCTGAACAGCCACTTCTGTTCATCCAGTGCCCGTGCTGGCCAGTGCAAAGGCCACCCACTGAGAGGTCAGCTGGAGAGGTCACAAGGTCTCAGCGGGTCACGGGTCAGTGGTGGGAATGGCCCGAGAGAATCATGGTCACTAGTCGCACCGTCACTTTGCTGATCATCTGCCTGCCTTTCTCTGACTGTCTTCCTTCGCCAAACAGAGAGTGGTAAGTATGATGTCTGAGGTTATATTATGGATGAAACGCTCATAATCCTGATAAACATGCCGATGAACATCCCACGCTTGACCTGTGCCGGCAGAAATATATCGCTTTGTTTGCACAGGGATTAGCataagcctgtgtgtgtgcgcttgtaaTGCATTTGCACTACTGACAGAGAACATGAGATACTAACTTTAGAGGAGCAGGACAAACATCAAAAGCAGGACGCCTCTCTGTTTGTCGGAGATCCAGACTTTCACGGGGTGGAACACCGGACACTGAACATGGAGGATGTTCCTCCGCATGATAGATGGTGGACAGCTGATAGACCGAGGGCCGCggagcagagaaaacattttttcttgtgAAAAGGACACTTTTACTCCCAACACAAAGAAAGACTGCATTCACCCTTACCCTTtttgacccttgacccctgTGACTTTTAATCTCAATGGCACATATTTGTGGGTAAAACTTCACAAGCGTAATCAAATAATGTTACCATTTATATGATTGGTTAATAAAtgggtgtttatttttttactttatgcATCTCTCTTTGAAGCAACTTCAATATTTTTATatatgtttttacattttttgagaAAAATTTCTAAAGGCCGATGGatcacagacagacaaacattggaaatttattttaaagcagcTTCCAAGAGAGTAAATATATTGATGTTTATTGTATATTCatgttgacgtgtgtgtgtgtgtgtgtgtgtgtgtgtgtgtgtgtgtgtgtatgtgtgtgtgtgtgtggatacagTTTGTACTTCTGCAAGGGCGTACACATCATATGCACACGGAGGCTGTGTTATTTGGGATAAAACAGTATTAAGCAGCTGATCAGAGCTCAGTGTCTGAATGGTTGAATTAATTCACTAATCCtggagggagaggggcagtCAGTGCAACAGCTCTTCATCTCCACACTTCAGTCAGCAGCTAcgcagcagcaacagagcactcacgtttaaaaaaataatctgagaTTCATAACAGATTAAGGAAAAGAAACGATATCCTTTCCTGTGTACGATTTTTAAATGGCATGCGATAGATTAGTAAAGACTAAAACAATAACCCAGAGGAGTATATTTatactgccacctagtggttgaagtgatttttttcagGCGAGTTAGAGATGAACATTTGGCCACAAGGTGTCAATGTTGACCAAgctgcagtcagtgtgagtCTGACTGAGGCCTGGAACAGAAGGACATGATCCCTCACTGCTTGCTGTGTCTGCAGAGAACGACGCAAAGAGATTCGGCCCTCTGTTGTTAAACATGATGTGCTGGGAAGCCTCAAAGCTTTTTAGTTCAAGCAGAGCTTTTTGCGGTGCTTCTGCTAAAAGTCTGTCACATCTTCCAGCATGCAGGCTGTGACGGAACAGACAAAACGAAACAGACACTCATCTGTTAAACACAGCGTGCcaacagagtgagagaggagtggGAATAGACTTAACCTATTTACATGTAAACTGGTTGATGGAGTGTGTTTGAATCAGAATAATCAGGCTAATGAAGATACCTGGGGACTCCTCTCTATCAGAAATCTGCATGCTGTCCTTATCCAGCCAGCGATCCTATCAGAGTCTGTAATTATTTACCGTGAAAGGACATGAAAAAGGATTAATCAAGGAAATCTGACTGATTAAATCTTCAAAGGCAGCACTGGAGTGCAAGAGGCTAATGGGAAAGATGTGGTCCACGCTTTCATCCTTGAGgtggaaaaatgaaagaatgaaaacagacaGAGCACTTCAGGACCGCTGGCATACAGGAGTgg encodes:
- the LOC115388824 gene encoding neurogenic differentiation factor 4-like, whose amino-acid sequence is MMIKPYVRQGEGEEVVSPLQWMDGDMSSPDGEASGSSHCYRAGTVSQQAREMGSEDAEEDEDDAEEDQEDENESKRRGPKKKRMTKARQERFRARRIKANARERSRMHGLNDALENLRSIMPCHSKTQKLSKIETLRLARNYICALSEALEGGLSTESRAFMETLCKGLSQPTTNLVSGCLQLGPAPCAGMRPEDRHGARLPPTPLGGMVSYPSPGLPSPPYGTFDSAHLLHLRAMKGGPYENHSPNEYNAGGVGTPPYDSPPTPPLSISSNLVPKQEPSPHYPPPHHYSSSPSNPVLYQTPTSYDVHLEGSYDSYHPPHMTRQITSVYRD